In Halictus rubicundus isolate RS-2024b chromosome 1, iyHalRubi1_principal, whole genome shotgun sequence, the sequence CCATGTTGTGGGCTATAATTGGGAGAgctatattttaattatattgtattttaattacacatatgattaaaataattagtaattgaattaattgaaagatttgaattatgcaattcagttacgacgtagttgaattactatataattgaaatacaatgtaattcaattgtgtaattgaattagcacaactctgcccTCACCTACTTTACcatctaatttaaaaaaaaaaacaactcaCAGAGCTCGATATACAGAGTACCTTTTACTTCTCGAAAAAGAAACATAGTTCAAGGATgttctatttttattatttgatatttattgcTCACTCGAAATTTATTTCCACAGCACATATTCATGTTAATACTTCTGAATGCACAAATACATGAAATATTTGATGAAGACTTACAATTTACAGGTCGATCACAATATGCTATGCTATTTTGGTGGAGACCACTGTCTTCTGCATGATCGTCTCCTCTCTACTAATTGATTTCCGATATCGGAAATTAGCGTATAACGTTTGGCTGCCGTTCAATTACTCCTCTGGGAAGCTTTATTACGTCGCATACGTCCACCAACTTTTAAGTCTGTTCGTTACGTCCATCCTGAACGTCGGTTGCGACGTGATATTCTGCGGTTTGTGTGTCCACGCCTGCAGCCAGCAAGAGATCCTGCAGCTGAGGTTGAAAGAATTTCCAAAACAGCACAGACCGAAGATTGGACCGATTGTTGAATTCCACGACTACCTGTACAGGTGCGGTTCACTTTAAAAACAGTAGCACATCAACGCTTCAACTTCCCTTCTCATTACTCACTATTTGTAAACCGAATTTAAGGAATGAAGAATTGATGAGTATCAAACTAGACTCAGAAGGAACGATCCCCAACCCGGAGATCCAGAAAATTATGAATCTTTAATCTGACACTCACTCTAGGGTAAAATCAACCCTTGAAAATTGGGCTATTTCAGTTCCAATTTTATGAACAATTGACAAATGATTTACCAGACGATAGTCCATATTAAAACGAACAACTTTTGCCTGCAAACTTTTTCCTATTACATActgttttaatataaaaaaatgttgaattttCAACAGTCAATTTCACACTATTGAAGTAAATTTGGGGGAGCAATAAAACAATCGCGTAATACATACCCACATACGCACTGCATATACCCACGGATTCATAATTGTTTTAATTTCCGGGATCGGGATACATTGGTTCGAAAGAGTCTCCTAAAATTCACCATTTCAAGATGAAAATCAGAAACAATTCATTCAATGCAGATATGTTTCGATGATGCAAGAGAAGTTCGAGGCGGTAATCGGCACTCAACTTACAGCGAGTACGCTGGTGGTGTGCTTTATACTGTACCAATTAACGAACACACCACTGATGAGCATGAGGTACCTGCAGTTCGTGTTGTACTTGGTCTGCATGATGACGCAAATCTTCTTTTACTGCTGGTATGGGAACGCACTCAAGCTGAAGGTACTTAGCCCTGCCGAGGTTTAAATTAATCGATACGTCAACGTCGTCAATCTTTTCCGGCATGGGAACAGAGCATCGAGATCGTGAACGCGATCTTCGGGATCGATTGGACGTCTCTCGACAACAGCACCAAGAGGAGCCTGATCATAATCATGCGGAGGGCTATGAATCCGATCGAGCTGACCAGCGCGTTCGTATTCACCATGGATCTGAGCACGTTCGTCAGCGTTAGTCGAAGATCCTAGCCGCTCTTAGTAACGAAAATTCAACAACAAATAAAGTCCTGATTGTTTCAGATCTTGAGGACGTCGTACTCGGCGTACAACTTGCTTCAGAGGAACAAAGAATCGTAACGGGCGATAGCACAACCTCAAGGGgaccggcaggcatttggccttgactgtcacgctatgttacgctgtgcctttttttctagacattttacgtcttaaataagtaagtaatcaattaaaaatgcataccaccgtgttcgtacatgtctttcctacgtctgtacagagccttttttgtggcagccatcttgtgacgtcatacttgcttcagaaagcgagttttctgccgaatattacaaattactccacgatgaggtagaaattcgcaatttgggctctgtacagacgtagattggacttttaggaaacacaagtgaccacttttaaactgcacattgcaatattgaagcgtcaatttgtcaagattttgacccttgcaagttcatatacgtatattgcagagagattctcttaattttgagagatttagtgttcgtatcgaaaaaaaggctctggacagacgtagcaaagacatgtacaaaatCGGTGGTACGCATTTTTGattaattacttacttatttaagacgtgaaatgtctagaaaaaaggcacagcgtaacatagcgtgacagctTAACTGCCTTAGGcgaaatgcctgccggcccccttaaaaatGATTCGGAACCAACTAGAACGAGTAGATGACTGTGTGTAAAACATGCACGATGTTCCTTTGTTTCATGGTAGTGCGTCCGAGATTGATGTATCACCAAAAGTTGCCGAAAACTTGTTCGAAAAGTACGTAAGTTCATTACTATAATAACATTTTAGTGGTTGACGTTCTACTAATTTCTATGTAGTACAAAAATCAGTAGTCTAGAAATTAATAACGAGCTTCTTGATGTTAGGATTTTCGATTATGCATACAGAGAGACGCAAGACTGCCGTCAGCCTCGCAA encodes:
- the LOC143356636 gene encoding odorant receptor 4-like — encoded protein: MAILKPAFKLLTIGGCWRPRLWTTRCERILYSLYTIFVLLLLHSFGVSQLLNVILNVQTTDDLSDSFYMFIANILACVKIITLLINAKNIKILCEKLQTHPCEPKNSEELAIQRNYDRKIGSITICYAILVETTVFCMIVSSLLIDFRYRKLAYNVWLPFNYSSGKLYYVAYVHQLLSLFVTSILNVGCDVIFCGLCVHACSQQEILQLRLKEFPKQHRPKIGPIVEFHDYLYRYVSMMQEKFEAVIGTQLTASTLVVCFILYQLTNTPLMSMRYLQFVLYLVCMMTQIFFYCWYGNALKLKSIEIVNAIFGIDWTSLDNSTKRSLIIIMRRAMNPIELTSAFVFTMDLSTFVSILRTSYSAYNLLQRNKES